Proteins encoded in a region of the Mycobacterium branderi genome:
- a CDS encoding SDR family NAD(P)-dependent oxidoreductase translates to MSRRVALVTGAARGQGWAIVQRLRANGFHVAACDVNTAELSAAVDGLDDDGVIAVPLDVTSASQWERAVTETVERFGGLTALVNNAGLLRRAPIAEETAEGFETAWRVNCLGAFLGIRAALEHLRAAEGAAVVNTCSTGALRPFPGHSAYGSAKWALRGLTQIAAAELAPSKIRVNAVFPGPIATPMLDDATQARLAATSLSGRIGQPAEVADAVAFLLSDQASFITGAELVVDGGQCLQLP, encoded by the coding sequence GTGAGCCGGCGGGTTGCACTCGTGACCGGGGCCGCCCGGGGTCAGGGCTGGGCCATTGTGCAACGGCTGCGCGCCAACGGCTTTCATGTCGCAGCCTGCGATGTGAACACCGCCGAACTATCGGCCGCGGTCGACGGGCTGGACGACGACGGGGTAATCGCCGTCCCGCTCGACGTCACGTCGGCGTCGCAATGGGAACGGGCCGTCACTGAAACAGTCGAGCGATTCGGCGGGCTGACGGCTCTGGTCAACAACGCCGGGCTGCTGCGCCGCGCGCCGATCGCCGAGGAAACGGCCGAGGGGTTCGAAACCGCTTGGCGGGTCAACTGTCTGGGCGCCTTCCTGGGCATCCGCGCCGCCCTCGAGCACCTGCGGGCCGCCGAGGGGGCGGCGGTCGTCAATACCTGCAGCACCGGGGCGCTGCGTCCGTTCCCGGGACACAGCGCATATGGTTCGGCGAAGTGGGCCTTGCGAGGGCTCACCCAGATCGCCGCCGCCGAGCTCGCGCCCTCCAAAATTCGTGTCAACGCCGTATTCCCGGGGCCGATCGCGACGCCCATGCTCGACGACGCCACTCAGGCGCGGCTGGCGGCGACGTCACTATCCGGACGCATCGGCCAGCCGGCCGAAGTAGCCGACGCCGTGGCCTTCCTGCTCTCGGACCAGGCGTCGTTCATCACCGGTGCCGAGCTCGTTGTCGACGGTGGCCAGTGCCTGCAGCTTCCATGA
- a CDS encoding alpha/beta hydrolase, protein MLRALPLTRTDLSAIGPARESLKARRRAAAETVDTAGLRICDGVAGSIPVRIYRGGPSPAPVVVYCHAGAFVLGNLDIDHRQCVELASRGRCTVVSVDYRLAPEHPYPAALDDVAAVLKWVSGNAGELDVDPSRVAVAGNSAGAALAACLAQQASDAVMFQLLHQPVLDDRPTASKEEFATTPAFDGPAAELMWRHYLGPTAPSADAVPARQNELGGLPPAFITCSEVDPLRDEALDYATRLLRAGVATELHVFPGTCHGFDSLLPDWEVSQQLFDVAGRALRRAFKR, encoded by the coding sequence ATGCTGCGCGCGCTGCCGTTGACGCGCACCGATCTCTCGGCGATTGGGCCGGCCCGCGAATCGCTCAAGGCGCGCCGGCGCGCGGCCGCCGAAACCGTCGACACCGCGGGTCTGCGGATCTGCGACGGCGTCGCCGGATCGATTCCGGTGCGGATCTACCGCGGCGGACCATCGCCCGCGCCCGTCGTTGTCTACTGCCACGCCGGGGCGTTCGTGCTGGGCAACCTCGACATCGACCACCGGCAATGTGTGGAGTTGGCCAGCCGCGGCCGCTGCACGGTGGTGTCGGTCGACTACCGGCTGGCACCGGAACATCCGTACCCGGCTGCGCTCGACGACGTTGCCGCAGTGCTGAAGTGGGTGAGTGGCAATGCGGGCGAACTGGATGTCGACCCGTCGCGGGTTGCGGTCGCCGGCAACAGCGCGGGCGCGGCGCTGGCGGCGTGCCTCGCGCAACAAGCCAGTGACGCGGTGATGTTCCAGCTGCTGCACCAGCCGGTGCTCGATGACCGGCCCACCGCGTCCAAGGAAGAATTCGCGACGACGCCGGCGTTCGACGGCCCCGCCGCCGAACTGATGTGGCGACACTACCTGGGGCCGACGGCCCCGTCGGCTGATGCCGTGCCGGCCCGGCAAAACGAATTGGGAGGGCTGCCACCGGCTTTCATCACCTGCTCGGAGGTCGACCCGCTCCGCGACGAGGCGCTCGACTACGCGACACGGCTGCTGCGCGCCGGCGTCGCGACCGAACTGCACGTCTTTCCCGGCACCTGTCATGGCTTCGATTCACTGTTGCCCGACTGGGAGGTTTCGCAGCAATTGTTCGATGTGGCGGGCCGGGCGTTGCGCCGGGCATTTAAAAGGTGA
- a CDS encoding flavin-containing monooxygenase has product MNIGIIGAGPGGLALGILLRRAGFRDFTIFDREDGVGGTWRINTYPGLACDVKSHLYSYSFELNPHWSRLWSGQPEILAYFERCAEQYGLEPHVRLCTEIRSAHWDADTQQWRLTTTTGQQHCFDVVVSAVGLFTRPVMPRLHEEEPFTGTVMHAARWDHSVDLTGARVAVLGTGSTASQLVPELAKVAAKVYSVQRSPTWILPKPDRPYTRRERWVFAHIPLARKLYRARLWLRSEANISVIEHGSDKTHEFTSIALRLLENTVDDEQLRRTLTPDHPMGCKRLVFSSDYLQALTQPNVEVLSSPARALRTRSLVTEDGTERDVDVVVCATGYAAADYLGEIDVIGEGGVALRDVWRDGAHAYLGMAVPGFPNFFMLYGPNTNVGSNSVIFVLEAQARYIVRALKYLRRKRKRYVSVRPEAMARFLAKVDQWMQGTVWTTQCSNYFRAPNGRVVTQWPRSAGAFWGMTRRFKPADFTFEPAGAG; this is encoded by the coding sequence ATGAACATCGGCATCATCGGCGCCGGGCCGGGCGGTCTCGCCTTGGGAATATTGCTGCGAAGGGCGGGTTTTCGCGACTTCACGATCTTCGACCGGGAGGACGGCGTCGGCGGAACCTGGCGGATCAACACCTATCCCGGACTGGCCTGCGACGTCAAGTCGCATCTGTATTCGTACTCGTTCGAGCTCAACCCGCACTGGTCGCGGCTATGGTCTGGGCAGCCCGAAATCCTGGCCTACTTCGAACGCTGTGCCGAACAGTACGGGCTGGAGCCACATGTGCGGCTGTGCACCGAGATCCGCTCCGCCCACTGGGACGCCGACACCCAGCAGTGGCGGCTGACCACGACAACAGGTCAGCAGCATTGCTTCGACGTCGTGGTGTCGGCCGTCGGGTTGTTCACCCGGCCGGTGATGCCGCGCCTACACGAGGAGGAGCCCTTCACCGGGACGGTGATGCACGCGGCGCGCTGGGATCATTCCGTCGATCTCACCGGCGCGCGGGTCGCCGTTCTGGGAACCGGGTCGACGGCGTCCCAGCTGGTGCCCGAGCTGGCCAAGGTCGCCGCAAAGGTCTACTCGGTGCAGCGCTCGCCGACCTGGATACTGCCCAAGCCCGATCGGCCGTATACCCGCAGGGAACGGTGGGTTTTCGCCCACATCCCGCTGGCACGGAAGCTGTACCGCGCCCGGCTGTGGCTGCGCAGCGAGGCCAACATCTCGGTAATCGAGCACGGCAGCGACAAGACCCACGAGTTCACCTCGATTGCGCTGCGGCTGTTGGAGAACACCGTCGACGACGAGCAGCTGCGCCGCACGCTGACCCCGGACCATCCGATGGGCTGCAAGCGGCTGGTCTTCTCCTCGGACTACCTGCAGGCGTTGACGCAGCCCAACGTCGAGGTGCTGAGCAGCCCAGCGCGTGCCCTGCGCACCCGCTCCCTAGTAACCGAGGACGGGACCGAACGCGACGTCGACGTCGTGGTCTGCGCCACCGGGTATGCGGCCGCCGACTATCTCGGCGAGATCGACGTGATCGGCGAGGGTGGGGTAGCGCTGCGCGACGTCTGGCGCGACGGCGCCCACGCGTATCTGGGCATGGCGGTGCCCGGATTTCCGAATTTTTTCATGCTCTACGGTCCCAACACCAACGTCGGTTCCAACAGTGTGATCTTCGTGCTGGAAGCGCAGGCCCGGTACATCGTGCGGGCCTTGAAATATCTGCGCCGCAAACGCAAGCGGTATGTATCGGTGCGGCCCGAAGCGATGGCGCGTTTCCTCGCCAAGGTCGACCAGTGGATGCAGGGCACCGTGTGGACTACCCAGTGCAGCAACTACTTTCGCGCACCGAACGGACGCGTCGTCACGCAATGGCCTCGCAGCGCCGGCGCCTTCTGGGGTATGACGCGCCGATTCAAGCCCGCCGACTTCACCTTCGAACCAGCCGGGGCCGGGTAG
- a CDS encoding acyl-CoA thioesterase: MTPVPPTPDNLTSRDFPVLWPVLTRWADNDMFGHLNNAVYYQLFDTAINAWINTNLTDIDPVTTPVQGIVAESGCRYFSELHFPQRLVVGLAVTRLGRSSVTYRLGVFRAGEELADGEDQAIAALGHWVHVYVDRTSRKPQPIPDEIRALLSTACVE; the protein is encoded by the coding sequence ATGACGCCAGTACCGCCCACACCGGACAACCTGACCAGCCGCGATTTTCCGGTGCTCTGGCCCGTGCTCACCCGGTGGGCCGACAACGACATGTTCGGCCACCTCAACAACGCCGTCTACTACCAGCTTTTCGACACCGCGATCAACGCCTGGATCAACACAAACCTCACAGACATCGATCCGGTCACAACTCCGGTGCAGGGCATCGTCGCCGAATCAGGCTGCCGCTACTTCTCCGAACTGCACTTTCCTCAGCGTCTGGTCGTCGGCCTGGCGGTGACCCGACTCGGGCGCAGCAGCGTCACCTATCGGCTGGGCGTGTTCCGCGCCGGCGAAGAACTGGCCGACGGTGAAGACCAGGCGATCGCCGCGCTCGGACACTGGGTGCACGTCTACGTCGACCGCACCAGCCGCAAACCCCAACCGATCCCCGACGAGATCCGGGCCCTGCTGTCGACCGCCTGCGTCGAGTAG
- a CDS encoding SRPBCC family protein, translated as MPIVSKTVEVAADAASIMAIVADFESYPQWNEEIKGLWVLARYDDGRPSQLRLDAAWQGIEGTYIQAVYYPSPNQIQTVMQQGDLFTKQEQLFSVVEMGSTSLLTVDMDVETEMSVPKPMVKSMANNVLDYLAENLKKRAEQLAANR; from the coding sequence ATGCCGATCGTGAGCAAGACCGTCGAAGTCGCCGCCGACGCGGCCTCGATCATGGCCATCGTCGCCGACTTCGAGTCGTATCCCCAGTGGAACGAGGAGATCAAGGGTCTGTGGGTGCTGGCCCGCTACGACGACGGCCGGCCCAGCCAGCTACGGCTCGACGCCGCATGGCAAGGCATCGAGGGCACCTACATCCAGGCGGTGTACTACCCGAGCCCGAACCAGATTCAGACCGTCATGCAGCAGGGCGACCTGTTCACCAAACAAGAGCAACTGTTCAGCGTGGTCGAGATGGGCTCGACGTCACTGCTGACCGTGGACATGGACGTCGAGACCGAGATGTCGGTGCCAAAGCCGATGGTCAAGTCGATGGCCAACAACGTCTTGGACTACCTGGCGGAGAACCTCAAAAAGCGCGCCGAGCAGCTGGCCGCCAACCGTTAG
- a CDS encoding HpcH/HpaI aldolase family protein — translation MTLSRLQQALGRSAPIWGGWITGPTLTGPEEFAQAGYDYVGFDAQHSYLDDADIAGMLRRLEHVPIATVVRLSSADPAPIGRVLDAGADGIVVAMIESAEQAAAAVAATRYPPAGVRSFGPLRASLGYDTAALEERVSVFAMIETAAALTDLDQICAVPGLSGIYVGPSDLALSMGVDVRKSASHPEVLDAIAHIQRTASEANLVTGIHAGTGTNGRAMAGLGYQMITLAAESQALRRGAAEFLKEASS, via the coding sequence ATGACTCTCAGCCGTCTGCAACAAGCCCTCGGGCGTAGCGCACCGATCTGGGGCGGCTGGATCACCGGGCCGACACTGACGGGCCCGGAGGAATTCGCCCAGGCCGGTTACGACTACGTCGGTTTCGACGCGCAGCACAGCTATCTCGACGACGCCGACATCGCTGGCATGCTGCGCCGCCTCGAACATGTGCCGATCGCTACCGTGGTGCGTCTGTCGTCGGCCGATCCGGCGCCGATCGGACGTGTGCTCGACGCCGGCGCCGACGGCATCGTCGTCGCGATGATCGAGTCTGCCGAGCAGGCCGCGGCCGCTGTCGCCGCCACCCGATACCCGCCGGCGGGTGTGCGCAGCTTCGGTCCGCTGCGCGCAAGCCTCGGCTACGACACCGCAGCGCTGGAGGAGCGGGTGAGCGTCTTCGCGATGATCGAAACCGCCGCCGCGCTCACCGACCTAGACCAGATCTGTGCCGTGCCGGGGCTTTCCGGCATCTACGTCGGACCCTCCGACCTTGCGTTGTCGATGGGCGTCGACGTGCGCAAGTCCGCCAGCCACCCGGAGGTGCTGGACGCCATCGCGCACATTCAGCGCACGGCGTCGGAGGCGAACCTGGTCACCGGAATCCACGCCGGGACCGGCACCAACGGGCGTGCGATGGCCGGCCTGGGATATCAGATGATCACCCTGGCAGCGGAATCCCAGGCGCTGCGCCGCGGCGCGGCAGAGTTCCTCAAGGAAGCATCGTCGTGA
- a CDS encoding zinc-binding dehydrogenase, which produces MWSYRLTAPYQFERTSIPEKTPDQLGDGQVLLRFLAAGVCGSDLPAFRGVRGRLPGDDGRSAAEKDGYPIHEIAGEVIASRHPEHRPGDRVVGWASGFDGLMERVVSDGDGLAPYDPALTPALAIGLQPLACVLYAIEQLPDLTGRHVAILGQGSIGLLFSYVAKAAGARQVTGVDPVDRSAVATAFGVDTMMRATSDRWVSQLADRPDVVIEAVGHQVATLNHAIQAAAPGGTVFYFGVADDDSYPISMRTMLRNNLTLKSGVTLERRRMLDLAAKFAAEHPELLGAYLTYTFGIDDVQPAFELACRPEPRRVKIAITDSA; this is translated from the coding sequence GTGTGGTCATACCGGCTCACCGCCCCGTATCAGTTCGAGCGGACCTCGATCCCCGAGAAGACACCGGACCAGCTGGGCGACGGCCAGGTGCTGCTGCGGTTCCTGGCCGCCGGAGTGTGCGGCAGCGACCTGCCGGCGTTTCGCGGTGTGCGGGGCCGACTTCCGGGAGACGACGGCCGCAGCGCCGCCGAGAAGGACGGCTACCCGATCCACGAAATAGCAGGCGAAGTGATCGCCAGTCGGCATCCCGAGCATCGGCCGGGCGATCGCGTGGTGGGGTGGGCGTCCGGGTTCGACGGCCTGATGGAACGGGTGGTCAGCGACGGCGACGGCCTGGCCCCCTACGACCCGGCGCTCACACCTGCGTTGGCGATAGGCCTGCAGCCGCTCGCGTGTGTGCTCTACGCCATAGAGCAGCTGCCCGACCTGACCGGCCGCCACGTCGCGATCCTGGGCCAGGGCTCGATCGGGCTGCTGTTCTCCTACGTCGCCAAAGCGGCCGGCGCCCGGCAGGTCACCGGCGTCGACCCTGTCGATAGGTCCGCGGTGGCAACGGCATTCGGTGTCGACACCATGATGCGCGCCACCAGCGACCGGTGGGTCAGCCAACTAGCCGACCGACCGGATGTCGTCATCGAAGCGGTCGGTCATCAGGTCGCCACGTTGAATCATGCGATCCAGGCCGCCGCGCCGGGCGGCACTGTGTTCTACTTCGGCGTCGCCGACGACGACAGCTATCCGATCAGCATGCGCACCATGCTGCGCAACAACCTCACGCTGAAATCCGGTGTGACACTGGAGCGGCGGCGAATGCTGGACCTCGCGGCCAAATTCGCCGCCGAGCACCCCGAGCTGCTCGGGGCCTATCTGACGTACACCTTCGGCATCGACGACGTACAACCAGCTTTCGAATTGGCCTGCCGCCCGGAACCGCGCCGGGTCAAAATCGCGATCACGGACAGCGCATGA
- a CDS encoding alcohol dehydrogenase catalytic domain-containing protein: MLQIRGAVLERIGSPRPYAQSRPISVGDVDLAPPGADELQVRIEAAGVCHSDLSVVDGNRVRPVPMLLGHEAAGIVERVGDGVGDLSVGQRVVMAFLPRCGHCAACATDGLTPCEPGSAANTAGTLLGGGMRLRRNGQPVYHHLGVSGFATHAVVHRASVVAVPHDVPPGVAALMGCAVLTGGGAVLNVGQPRPGQTVAVVGLGGVGMAAVLTALAHDDVRVIAVDQLPEKLTAAKELGVHDAYTPEEAAGLKAPIVVEAVGHPAALQTAIELTAPGGRTITVGLPPPDARISVSPLGFVAEGRSLIGSYLGSAVPARDIPRFVELWRAGRLPVEALVSSTIRLDDINEAMDRLADGTAVRQLITF, translated from the coding sequence ATGCTGCAAATCCGGGGCGCCGTGCTGGAGCGCATCGGATCGCCACGCCCCTACGCGCAATCCCGGCCGATCAGCGTCGGCGACGTCGACTTGGCACCGCCCGGCGCCGACGAACTGCAAGTGCGCATCGAGGCGGCCGGCGTATGCCACTCCGACCTGTCGGTGGTCGACGGCAATCGGGTGCGGCCGGTGCCGATGCTGCTCGGTCACGAGGCGGCCGGGATCGTCGAACGCGTCGGCGACGGCGTTGGTGACCTGAGCGTCGGTCAGCGGGTGGTGATGGCGTTCCTGCCGCGCTGCGGCCACTGTGCGGCGTGCGCCACCGACGGCCTGACGCCCTGCGAGCCGGGCAGTGCCGCCAACACCGCGGGGACTCTGCTGGGCGGCGGAATGCGGCTGCGGCGCAACGGCCAGCCGGTGTATCACCATCTCGGGGTGTCGGGGTTTGCGACGCATGCCGTGGTCCACCGCGCCAGTGTCGTTGCTGTCCCCCATGACGTTCCGCCGGGCGTGGCGGCGCTGATGGGGTGCGCGGTACTGACCGGCGGTGGCGCCGTTTTGAATGTCGGCCAGCCGCGTCCCGGTCAGACGGTGGCTGTCGTCGGGCTCGGGGGTGTGGGCATGGCGGCGGTGCTGACTGCGCTAGCGCACGACGACGTCCGCGTGATCGCCGTCGACCAGCTGCCTGAGAAGCTCACGGCCGCAAAGGAACTCGGCGTGCACGATGCGTATACGCCGGAGGAGGCAGCCGGTCTCAAGGCGCCGATCGTCGTCGAGGCCGTCGGTCATCCCGCCGCGCTGCAGACGGCGATCGAGTTGACCGCCCCCGGCGGCCGGACTATCACGGTAGGGCTGCCGCCGCCGGATGCCCGGATCAGCGTGTCGCCGTTGGGTTTTGTGGCCGAGGGCCGGTCGCTGATCGGCAGCTACCTGGGCTCGGCGGTGCCGGCGCGTGATATTCCGCGGTTCGTGGAGCTGTGGCGCGCGGGCCGGTTACCGGTGGAGGCGCTGGTGTCCTCGACGATCCGGTTGGACGACATCAACGAGGCAATGGATCGCCTCGCCGACGGCACAGCCGTGCGCCAGCTGATCACCTTTTAA